One Balaenoptera ricei isolate mBalRic1 chromosome 16, mBalRic1.hap2, whole genome shotgun sequence genomic window carries:
- the LOC132350791 gene encoding mRNA-decapping enzyme 1B-like: MAAAAAAGYPAGKGRDISLAALQRHDPYISRIVDVASQVALYTFGHRANEWEKTDVEGTLFVYTRSASPKHGFTIMNRLSMENRTEPITKDLDFQLQDPFLLYRNARCLK; the protein is encoded by the exons atggcggcggcggcggcggcgggctaCCCAGCTGGGAAGGGGCGCGACATTAGCCTGGCGGCCCTGCAGCGCCACGACCCCTACATCAGCCGCATCGTGGACGTGGCCAGCCAGGTGGCCCTGTACACCTTTGGCCACCGGGCCAACGAGTGGGAAAAGACTGATGTGGAAGGAACCTTATTTGTTTACACAAGGTCTGCTTCTCCGAAACACGGCTTCACCATCATGAACAGGCTGAGCATGGAGAATAGGACAGAGCCCATCACGAAAGACCTGGATTTCCAGCTCCAGGACCCCTTCCTTCTCTACAGAAATGCCAGAT gTTTGAAATGA